One segment of Candidatus Peregrinibacteria bacterium DNA contains the following:
- the sufC gene encoding Fe-S cluster assembly ATPase SufC, with product MLKITNLHAGVEGYEILKGINLEVKAGEVHAIMGPNGAGKSTLASVLAGRQKYAVTDGGIEYLNKNLLKMNPEIRAQGGIFLAFQYPVEIPGVNTMNFLKTAINEKLKYQGKDELSSAEFIKFAKEKNHEISADENLMKRGLNEGFSGGEKKKNEVFQMAVLSPTLAILDETDSGLDIDALKVVADGVNKLRSANNAFIIVTHYQRLLDYIVPDHIHVMHDGKIVKSGGKDLALELEEKGYDWLK from the coding sequence ATGCTAAAAATTACAAACTTACATGCAGGCGTTGAAGGATATGAAATCCTCAAAGGAATAAACCTCGAAGTAAAGGCCGGAGAGGTCCATGCAATCATGGGGCCAAATGGTGCGGGGAAAAGTACGCTTGCTTCAGTGCTCGCGGGCAGACAAAAATACGCTGTAACCGATGGTGGCATAGAATACCTAAACAAAAATCTTCTCAAAATGAATCCAGAGATTCGTGCCCAGGGAGGGATTTTTTTAGCATTTCAATATCCGGTTGAAATCCCGGGAGTTAACACCATGAATTTCTTGAAAACTGCAATAAATGAAAAATTAAAATACCAAGGGAAGGACGAATTATCATCAGCAGAATTTATAAAGTTTGCAAAAGAAAAAAATCATGAAATTAGCGCAGATGAAAACTTGATGAAGCGCGGACTTAACGAAGGATTCTCCGGTGGAGAAAAAAAGAAGAATGAAGTTTTCCAAATGGCAGTGCTTTCTCCGACCCTCGCAATACTGGACGAAACTGATTCCGGGCTCGATATCGATGCGCTAAAAGTCGTCGCAGATGGTGTAAATAAATTAAGATCAGCAAATAATGCATTTATAATTGTCACACATTACCAAAGGCTCCTTGATTACATCGTACCCGATCATATACATGTGATGCATGATGGCAAAATCGTCAAATCAGGAGGCAAAGATCTCGCCCTAGAGCTCGAAGAAAAAGGATATGACTGGTTAAAATAA
- the sufB gene encoding Fe-S cluster assembly protein SufB, producing the protein MTKKSTQKNTALKSVTSAEYKYGFSSDIETDFAPKGLSEEIIRFISAKKNEPDWLLEFRLEAYKIWLKMVEKKGPPTWAHLKFPEIDFQEIIYYASPKKKTTTSLDEADPELLKTFEKLGVPIHEREILAGVGNSQVAVDMVIDSISVKTTFQKTLAKHGIIFCSFSEAVENHPNLVKEYLGKIVPQNDNFYAALNSAVFTDGSFCFIPKGIKCPMELSTYFRINAMNTGQFERTLIVADEGSYVSYLEGCTAPQRDENQLHAAVVEIIAHKDAEVKYSTVQNWYPGDKEGKGGIYNFVTKRGLAKGDNSKISWTQVETGSAITWKYPSVILKGDNSVGEFYSVALTNNYQQADTGTKMIHIGKNTKSTIISKGISAGHSQNSYRGLVKIGIGATNARNYSQCDSLLIGSGCGAHTFPKVENSNKSAIIEHEATTSKISEDQLFYCLQRGIGMEEAIGLIVNGYCKDVLKHLPLEFAIEAKNLLALKLEGTVG; encoded by the coding sequence ATGACAAAAAAATCAACTCAAAAAAATACTGCACTCAAAAGTGTCACATCAGCCGAATACAAATACGGATTTAGCTCGGATATAGAGACGGACTTTGCGCCAAAAGGATTGAGCGAAGAAATCATTCGATTTATTTCAGCAAAAAAAAACGAGCCTGATTGGCTCCTTGAGTTCAGGCTTGAAGCGTACAAAATTTGGCTTAAAATGGTTGAAAAAAAAGGCCCACCTACTTGGGCACATTTAAAATTTCCGGAAATAGATTTTCAAGAAATTATTTACTATGCGTCTCCGAAGAAAAAAACTACTACTTCACTCGATGAAGCAGATCCGGAACTTTTAAAAACTTTTGAAAAACTTGGAGTGCCTATACATGAAAGAGAAATTTTGGCGGGAGTTGGAAATTCACAAGTAGCAGTTGATATGGTAATAGACAGCATTTCCGTCAAAACCACATTCCAAAAAACTCTCGCAAAACATGGGATTATATTTTGCTCATTCTCAGAAGCGGTAGAAAACCACCCTAATCTAGTAAAAGAATATCTCGGGAAAATCGTTCCACAAAATGATAATTTTTACGCAGCATTAAATTCAGCAGTATTCACGGATGGATCGTTTTGCTTTATTCCAAAAGGAATTAAATGCCCGATGGAGCTTTCCACATATTTCCGTATCAATGCGATGAACACAGGACAATTTGAACGAACCCTCATCGTCGCAGACGAAGGAAGCTATGTAAGTTATCTTGAAGGGTGTACGGCTCCACAAAGAGATGAAAACCAATTGCACGCGGCCGTCGTCGAAATAATTGCTCACAAGGATGCAGAAGTGAAATATTCCACAGTGCAAAACTGGTATCCCGGAGACAAAGAAGGGAAAGGTGGAATATATAATTTTGTAACAAAGCGCGGACTTGCCAAAGGTGACAATTCAAAAATCTCTTGGACTCAAGTCGAAACCGGATCCGCAATAACATGGAAATACCCAAGCGTAATCCTCAAAGGCGATAACTCAGTCGGAGAATTTTATTCTGTCGCACTTACAAATAACTACCAACAGGCTGACACAGGTACAAAAATGATTCACATTGGTAAAAATACCAAAAGTACAATAATCTCAAAAGGTATAAGTGCCGGACACAGTCAAAACAGTTACCGAGGTCTGGTAAAAATCGGCATAGGCGCAACCAATGCCAGAAATTACTCTCAATGTGATTCACTACTTATAGGAAGTGGTTGTGGAGCACACACCTTTCCAAAAGTTGAAAACTCAAACAAGAGCGCAATCATAGAACACGAAGCAACGACTTCCAAAATCTCAGAAGATCAGTTATTCTACTGTCTTCAAAGAGGAATCGGTATGGAAGAGGCTATCGGCCTGATCGTAAACGGATACTGCAAAGATGTACTCAAACACTTACCTCTGGAATTCGCCATCGAAGCAAAAAACCTACTGGCACTAAAACTCGAAGGTACTGTAGGATAA